In the genome of Mycoplasma seminis, one region contains:
- the argS gene encoding arginine--tRNA ligase: MSLKQQIKNAILTALKQLQNENYLSSDLNLENLNFNISQPNVPENLNAAQVQYDFSTNVAFIIKQHCVEKNPILVAEKLTNLLMQNDLFKQIDVAKPGFMNIILSDKSFLNVIDNVISQNDRFGGAYIENEKLNVEFVSANPTGFLHVGHARGAAFGDALVRVLRHAGYDVEAEYYINDAGNQINVLTDSIWVRYCELFGINHPMPEECYRGQDIIWAAEKIKSAYGDEFITLDETKRSKLANIATNIMLEKIKEDLAQFNVYFDTFSSEKAIKQAGYIEKTLETLKPNTYLQDGALFLKTQALGDDKDRVLVKSNGDYTYFLPDIAYHQLKFSKCDKLINIFGADHSGYIQRMKIAVQYLGYNPDNLDILTIQLVRLIKDGQEFKMSKRAGTSVTLADLMDVSSTDAIRFTMLTREINNKFDFDIDLANSQDAKNPVFIVQYAHSRAISLLNKLKRETFNQDIIFTDKAKKLIVELDNFDELIKTIISTTKVNLMTQYLINLAKIFNSFYAETKLLNHQDESTYAYLVHATQIILQLGLNLIGVSAPKSM, from the coding sequence ATGTCATTAAAACAACAGATTAAAAATGCAATTTTAACTGCGCTTAAACAATTGCAAAATGAGAATTATTTATCTTCTGATTTAAATCTTGAAAATTTAAACTTTAATATTTCACAACCTAATGTTCCAGAAAACTTAAACGCAGCACAAGTTCAATATGATTTTTCAACAAACGTTGCTTTTATCATTAAACAACACTGTGTTGAAAAAAATCCAATCTTAGTTGCTGAAAAACTTACTAATTTATTAATGCAAAATGATTTATTTAAACAAATTGATGTAGCTAAACCTGGATTTATGAACATTATTCTTTCTGATAAATCATTTTTAAATGTAATTGATAATGTTATTAGTCAAAATGATAGATTTGGTGGAGCTTACATTGAAAATGAAAAGCTTAATGTTGAATTTGTTTCAGCTAACCCAACAGGATTTTTACATGTAGGTCATGCTAGAGGCGCTGCTTTTGGAGATGCACTTGTTAGAGTGCTTAGACATGCTGGATATGATGTTGAAGCTGAATACTACATTAATGATGCTGGAAATCAAATTAATGTTTTAACAGATTCTATTTGAGTTAGATATTGTGAACTTTTTGGAATTAATCATCCAATGCCTGAAGAATGCTACAGAGGGCAAGATATTATTTGAGCTGCTGAAAAAATTAAATCAGCTTATGGGGATGAATTCATTACTTTAGATGAAACAAAAAGATCTAAGTTAGCTAATATTGCAACAAATATTATGCTTGAAAAAATTAAAGAAGATTTAGCTCAATTTAATGTTTACTTTGATACATTTTCTAGTGAAAAAGCTATCAAGCAAGCTGGATACATTGAAAAAACACTTGAAACATTAAAACCTAATACTTATTTACAAGATGGGGCTTTATTCTTAAAAACTCAAGCTTTAGGCGATGATAAAGATCGGGTACTTGTGAAATCAAATGGAGATTACACTTACTTTTTACCCGATATTGCTTATCACCAATTAAAATTCTCTAAATGTGATAAATTAATCAACATTTTTGGAGCAGACCACTCAGGTTATATTCAAAGAATGAAAATTGCAGTGCAATATTTAGGATATAATCCAGATAACTTAGATATCTTAACTATTCAATTAGTTCGTTTAATTAAAGATGGACAAGAATTTAAAATGTCTAAAAGAGCTGGAACTAGTGTAACACTAGCTGATTTAATGGATGTATCAAGTACTGATGCAATTAGATTTACCATGCTTACTAGAGAAATTAATAATAAATTTGATTTTGATATCGATTTAGCTAACTCACAAGATGCTAAAAATCCAGTGTTTATAGTGCAATACGCTCACTCTCGTGCAATTTCATTACTTAATAAATTAAAACGTGAAACATTTAATCAAGATATCATCTTTACTGATAAAGCTAAAAAACTTATTGTTGAATTAGATAACTTTGATGAATTAATTAAAACTATTATTTCAACAACTAAAGTAAATTTAATGACTCAATATTTAATTAATCTTGCAAAAATATTCAACAGCTTTTATGCTGAAACTAAATTATTAAATCATCAAGATGAAAGCACTTATGCTTACTTAGTGCATGCAACACAAATAATACTTCAATTAGGTCTTAATTTAATCGGAGTTTCAGCTCCTAAATCAATGTAA
- the fba gene encoding class II fructose-1,6-bisphosphate aldolase codes for MALVNAKDMLKRAKKGKYAVPHFNINNLEWTKAILLTCEEMKSPVILGVSEGALKYMGGFNTVSGMVLGMIKDFKISVPVALHLDHGTFDGCLDAIKSEAFTSIMFDGSSLPFSKNKEYTQELVFLASARNMSVEAEVGSIGGEEDGVIGEGEIADVSQAVSLAKQGITVLAAGIGNIHGIYPENWKGLNFDVLKELSEETGLGIVLHGGSGIPADQIKQAIALGVTKINVNTELQLANHQAIRDFIITNKDLEGKNYDPRKLYKPGYEAMCQVVKDKILEFGSNEKA; via the coding sequence ATGGCTCTAGTAAATGCTAAAGATATGCTCAAAAGAGCAAAAAAAGGTAAATATGCAGTTCCTCATTTTAATATTAATAATTTAGAATGAACTAAAGCAATTTTATTAACATGTGAAGAAATGAAATCACCAGTTATTTTAGGAGTTTCTGAAGGAGCTCTTAAATACATGGGTGGATTTAATACCGTTTCTGGTATGGTACTAGGAATGATTAAAGATTTTAAAATTTCAGTTCCAGTTGCGCTTCACTTAGATCACGGAACATTTGATGGATGTTTAGATGCTATTAAATCAGAAGCCTTTACATCTATTATGTTTGATGGTTCAAGTTTACCTTTCTCAAAAAATAAAGAATATACTCAAGAACTTGTTTTCCTAGCTAGTGCTAGAAATATGTCAGTTGAAGCTGAAGTAGGTTCAATTGGTGGTGAAGAAGATGGAGTAATTGGAGAAGGAGAAATAGCTGATGTATCTCAAGCTGTTTCACTTGCAAAACAAGGTATTACAGTGCTTGCTGCAGGGATTGGGAATATTCATGGGATTTATCCAGAAAACTGAAAAGGACTTAACTTTGACGTTTTAAAAGAATTATCAGAAGAAACAGGACTAGGTATTGTGCTTCATGGTGGAAGCGGAATTCCAGCAGATCAAATTAAACAAGCAATTGCTTTAGGTGTTACAAAAATTAATGTTAATACTGAATTACAACTTGCAAATCATCAAGCAATTAGAGATTTTATAATTACAAATAAAGATCTTGAAGGTAAAAATTATGACCCAAGAAAGCTTTATAAACCAGGTTATGAAGCTATGTGTCAAGTTGTAAAAGATAAAATACTTGAATTCGGTTCAAATGAAAAGGCCTAG
- the rpoE gene encoding DNA-directed RNA polymerase subunit delta: protein MSNRTMLEIAINKVNQDPTAEFDFFEIFNEVEAELKSDWEERFVSERKPYEKVRESKMGELHRLLTVDKRFQRTANEKWQAKNI from the coding sequence ATGTCTAATAGAACAATGCTTGAAATAGCAATTAATAAAGTAAATCAAGACCCAACAGCTGAATTTGACTTCTTTGAAATTTTCAATGAAGTTGAAGCTGAATTAAAATCTGACTGAGAAGAAAGATTCGTTAGTGAAAGAAAACCATACGAAAAAGTTAGAGAATCAAAAATGGGTGAATTACACCGTCTTTTAACAGTAGATAAAAGATTCCAAAGAACAGCTAATGAAAAATGACAAGCTAAAAACATCTAA